A single Paraburkholderia sp. FT54 DNA region contains:
- a CDS encoding DedA family protein, which yields MDTLLHFVNLVLHIDKFLGDFIHVYGAWVYAVLFLIVFCETGLVILPFLPGDSLLFIGGAFCATGEMNIGLLIVLLLVAAIGGNTVNYMIGRAIGPRVFNSHIPFLERFLDRSALQKTHNFYEKHGGKTIVLARFIPVVRTFAPFVAGASEMTVSRFQLFNFAGAFFWVLLLTLLGYFFGNIPFIRQYLNVIVLVGIGAAIVPVVLGALWKMMRKNTSNASNR from the coding sequence TTGGACACGTTGCTACATTTCGTCAACCTTGTCTTGCACATCGACAAGTTCCTCGGAGACTTTATTCACGTATACGGCGCCTGGGTCTACGCGGTGCTGTTTCTGATCGTGTTCTGCGAAACGGGGCTCGTGATCCTGCCGTTTCTGCCGGGCGATTCGCTGCTGTTCATCGGTGGCGCTTTTTGCGCGACTGGTGAGATGAACATTGGTTTGCTGATCGTGTTGCTGCTCGTGGCGGCCATCGGCGGCAATACCGTCAACTATATGATCGGGCGGGCCATCGGGCCGCGGGTGTTCAATTCGCATATTCCTTTTCTCGAACGCTTTCTCGATCGCAGCGCGCTGCAAAAGACGCACAACTTCTATGAGAAGCATGGCGGCAAGACCATCGTGCTCGCGCGTTTCATTCCGGTGGTGCGGACTTTCGCGCCGTTCGTTGCGGGTGCATCCGAAATGACGGTAAGCCGGTTCCAGTTGTTCAATTTTGCCGGCGCGTTTTTCTGGGTGCTGCTGCTGACGTTGCTCGGTTATTTCTTCGGCAACATTCCGTTTATCCGTCAGTATCTGAATGTGATCGTGCTGGTGGGTATCGGCGCGGCGATCGTGCCGGTCGTGCTCGGTGCGTTGTGGAAGATGATGCGCAAGAACACGTCAAATGCGAGCAACCGCTGA
- a CDS encoding acyltransferase yields the protein MIFHYAPDSIARNLGIDWGTYGVHIFFVLSGFVITKSIVENSTSENHPFRYLGEFWIARMFRLIPLAYVAIFMVYFLSKIPLDNHFLYYNLLFSANFYTALTGKFFPYLLHFWTLGVEMQFYIIYPIILLLTRKNIPWALCLSFIVACATRILLVWNVAYVHPGSLLPWNADTFVLGGLLFWASSKAYFKSVVYSLIFIGLAIFINSVVARITDQHTSGLHPSLNDLFVAGLIGTLVFKNSVSNRIFSHRILVHLGKISYGIYVWHFSVLVLWDYLRDNYGHLYYGILSYVPLWVILTITTVAFAEASWYMFERRLNQLGRRIAASIRPARQCATASVSAGVHSASSGTATSGSIG from the coding sequence ATGATTTTTCACTACGCACCAGATTCAATAGCAAGAAATCTCGGCATCGATTGGGGAACTTACGGGGTCCATATATTCTTTGTTTTGAGCGGATTTGTTATCACCAAATCGATAGTCGAAAATTCAACTTCGGAAAACCATCCGTTCCGTTATCTGGGAGAGTTTTGGATAGCAAGAATGTTTAGATTGATACCTCTTGCTTACGTAGCCATATTCATGGTCTATTTTCTTTCCAAGATCCCGCTCGACAATCATTTTCTCTACTACAACTTATTATTTTCTGCAAATTTCTATACTGCATTGACTGGCAAGTTCTTCCCTTATTTGCTGCATTTTTGGACGCTTGGCGTGGAAATGCAGTTTTACATCATATATCCCATAATTCTGTTGCTGACAAGGAAGAATATTCCGTGGGCGCTGTGTTTGTCATTTATCGTAGCATGCGCCACTAGAATTCTGCTCGTCTGGAATGTTGCCTATGTCCATCCCGGGTCACTGCTGCCGTGGAATGCGGACACATTTGTGCTCGGGGGGCTATTATTTTGGGCGAGCAGTAAAGCGTATTTTAAGTCAGTCGTGTATTCGCTAATTTTTATTGGGCTCGCGATTTTTATAAATTCGGTTGTCGCCAGGATCACTGATCAGCATACAAGTGGACTACACCCATCGCTCAATGATTTATTTGTCGCCGGATTGATAGGTACTCTTGTTTTTAAAAATTCGGTTTCAAACAGGATTTTTTCCCACCGAATACTCGTCCATCTGGGAAAAATTAGCTATGGAATATACGTTTGGCATTTTTCCGTCCTGGTCCTTTGGGACTACCTTCGAGATAATTATGGACACTTGTACTACGGGATATTGTCGTATGTGCCTCTATGGGTCATCCTGACGATCACAACGGTGGCGTTTGCGGAAGCGAGCTGGTACATGTTTGAACGCAGGCTAAACCAACTCGGCAGAAGAATTGCTGCCAGCATTCGACCGGCCCGGCAATGCGCTACTGCTTCTGTATCCGCCGGTGTTCACAGCGCCAGTTCCGGCACTGCGACAAGCGGGTCGATAGGTTAG
- a CDS encoding glycosyltransferase family A protein, with amino-acid sequence MFDITATVVFHREGAYALPALASLRDMVESAKARGLRVEAQAVLDNADALTREIVSSRGAWLDTVKEVSFGDLGHARNAGVAAAQGEYLAFLDGDDLWGADWLHRAHASAMASEAPKETIWHPEMLYYFYASDFDRHSMSAVPNAAANSFHFFHYSSDHPKFDSNTLFIDNVWSANVFASRDLHLRYPYRAIERKTGFGVEDWSWNIETVSANILHSIVKDTVHIIRVKDVGSLGQQNTAEGLLPHIPQGLLPRFGDPA; translated from the coding sequence ATGTTTGATATTACAGCGACAGTGGTATTTCATCGGGAAGGCGCATACGCTCTTCCGGCTCTCGCCAGCCTGCGCGATATGGTTGAGTCAGCCAAAGCGCGCGGGCTGAGAGTTGAGGCACAAGCTGTTCTGGACAACGCTGACGCGCTTACGCGAGAGATTGTCTCTTCGCGCGGAGCGTGGCTGGATACGGTGAAGGAAGTCTCGTTTGGCGACCTCGGGCACGCGCGTAACGCCGGTGTCGCGGCTGCGCAAGGCGAGTACCTGGCGTTCCTAGACGGTGATGACCTGTGGGGCGCTGACTGGCTTCACCGGGCTCATGCATCTGCGATGGCCTCTGAAGCTCCAAAAGAAACGATATGGCATCCGGAGATGCTTTATTATTTTTATGCTTCGGATTTCGACAGACACTCGATGTCGGCCGTTCCAAACGCAGCGGCCAATTCATTCCATTTCTTCCATTACTCAAGTGACCATCCGAAGTTCGACTCCAATACATTGTTTATCGACAATGTCTGGTCTGCGAACGTCTTTGCGTCCCGAGATCTGCACCTGCGCTACCCTTACAGAGCCATCGAAAGAAAGACTGGGTTCGGCGTAGAAGATTGGTCGTGGAATATTGAAACGGTCAGCGCGAACATCCTTCATTCCATCGTCAAAGACACAGTTCACATCATCCGTGTCAAAGACGTGGGGTCGTTGGGGCAGCAAAATACCGCAGAAGGACTGTTGCCGCACATTCCTCAAGGACTGTTGCCGCGCTTCGGAGATCCAGCCTGA
- the mutL gene encoding DNA mismatch repair endonuclease MutL, whose amino-acid sequence MSEFSETPAGLDAAAAMSAAAPVPRPLRAIQPLPDQLISQIAAGEVVERPASVVKELLENALDAGAQSLRILLDEGGVKRISITDDGCGIPENELALALMRHATSKIRSLAELEAVATLGFRGEALASIASVAQMTITSRTADAAHAVRVDAQTGVLSPAAGTQGTTIEVRELYFNTPARRKFLKSEQTELGHCLEQIRRAALARPDVAISVLHNGKAVEHWNASEPPVRVAKILGDTFATAHLPLDESAGPLAVYGCAGLPTASRGRADQQYFFVNGRFVRDKLLTHAVRAAYEDVLHGERYPSYVLFLDLPPEAVDVNVHPSKIEVRFRDSRSIHQFVFHAVQRALARHAGASPETTAGGHAAHLEPSVGGPASFGATPLGGAGVGGFGASGIGSFGAGSGAGGLGGGLGGASASGFGSSSQAGNTWMRQARMTQGTLPVAQPLAFYDALFGRKDTNAGTAEGATLFEARDSAAESPSPYNASAPYPTPAFHAADEQPLGFALGQIHGIYVLAQNAHGLVIVDMHAAHERILYEQFKNALADRTIAVQPLLIPQSMQADPVEIGTVEEERDTLDALGFDLAVLSPTTLAIRAVPALLKDADLQALARAVLSDLHAFGGSRVLTERQHELLGTLACHHAVRANRRLTLDEMNALLRQMEATERADQCNHGRPTWYQLTLSDLDRLFMRGQ is encoded by the coding sequence ATGTCCGAATTCTCCGAAACGCCTGCCGGCCTCGACGCCGCGGCCGCGATGTCCGCCGCCGCGCCCGTCCCACGCCCGTTACGCGCGATCCAGCCCCTTCCCGATCAGTTGATCAGCCAGATCGCAGCCGGCGAAGTGGTCGAGCGGCCCGCCTCGGTCGTCAAGGAACTGCTGGAAAATGCCCTCGACGCGGGCGCGCAGTCGCTGCGCATCCTGCTCGACGAAGGCGGCGTCAAACGCATCTCCATCACCGACGACGGCTGCGGCATTCCCGAGAACGAACTCGCGCTAGCGTTAATGCGCCACGCCACCAGCAAAATCCGCTCGCTTGCCGAACTGGAAGCGGTCGCTACGCTGGGGTTCCGTGGCGAGGCGCTGGCCTCGATCGCCTCAGTCGCGCAGATGACCATCACGAGCCGCACGGCCGATGCGGCGCACGCGGTGCGCGTAGACGCGCAGACTGGTGTGCTGAGCCCGGCGGCCGGCACCCAGGGCACCACGATCGAAGTCCGCGAGTTGTATTTCAACACACCGGCGCGCCGCAAGTTTCTGAAGAGCGAGCAGACCGAACTCGGCCATTGTCTCGAACAGATTCGCCGCGCCGCGCTGGCGCGGCCGGATGTCGCGATTTCGGTGCTGCATAACGGCAAGGCCGTCGAACACTGGAACGCCAGCGAACCGCCGGTGCGCGTCGCGAAGATTCTCGGCGACACGTTCGCCACCGCCCATCTGCCACTCGATGAATCCGCCGGACCGCTGGCCGTCTACGGATGCGCCGGTCTGCCGACCGCGAGCCGCGGCCGTGCCGATCAGCAGTATTTCTTCGTCAACGGCCGCTTTGTGCGCGACAAGCTGCTCACGCACGCCGTGCGCGCCGCTTATGAAGACGTGCTGCACGGCGAGCGCTATCCCTCTTACGTGCTGTTTCTCGATCTGCCGCCAGAAGCGGTCGATGTGAACGTGCATCCGTCCAAGATCGAAGTGCGGTTTCGCGATTCGCGCTCCATCCACCAGTTCGTCTTCCACGCCGTGCAGCGTGCGCTGGCGCGGCATGCGGGCGCATCGCCGGAAACGACGGCAGGCGGGCATGCGGCGCATCTGGAGCCGTCGGTTGGCGGACCGGCTTCGTTCGGCGCAACGCCGCTGGGTGGCGCGGGCGTCGGCGGCTTCGGTGCAAGCGGCATCGGCAGCTTTGGCGCGGGCAGCGGCGCAGGCGGCCTCGGTGGCGGCTTGGGTGGAGCATCAGCGAGCGGCTTCGGCTCGTCGTCGCAGGCGGGCAATACCTGGATGCGCCAGGCGCGCATGACGCAGGGCACGCTGCCGGTTGCGCAACCGCTTGCGTTTTACGACGCGCTCTTCGGCCGCAAAGATACCAACGCCGGCACGGCGGAAGGCGCCACGCTTTTCGAGGCGCGCGACTCGGCCGCCGAATCGCCGTCGCCGTACAACGCGTCCGCGCCCTACCCGACGCCCGCCTTCCATGCCGCCGACGAGCAACCGCTAGGCTTCGCGCTCGGCCAGATCCATGGCATCTATGTGCTGGCGCAGAACGCGCACGGTCTGGTGATCGTCGACATGCACGCCGCGCACGAGCGCATTCTGTACGAGCAGTTCAAGAACGCGCTGGCCGATCGCACGATTGCCGTGCAGCCGCTGCTGATTCCGCAGTCGATGCAGGCCGACCCGGTCGAAATCGGCACGGTGGAAGAAGAGCGCGACACGCTCGACGCGCTCGGCTTCGACCTCGCCGTGCTGTCGCCGACCACGCTCGCGATCCGCGCCGTGCCTGCGTTGCTGAAAGACGCCGATCTGCAGGCGCTGGCGCGCGCGGTCCTCTCCGACCTGCACGCGTTCGGCGGCTCACGCGTGTTGACCGAGCGTCAGCACGAGTTGCTCGGCACGCTCGCCTGCCATCACGCGGTACGCGCGAACCGGCGTCTGACGCTCGATGAAATGAACGCACTGCTGCGTCAGATGGAAGCCACCGAGCGCGCCGATCAATGCAATCACGGGCGTCCCACGTGGTATCAGTTGACGTTGTCCGATCTCGATCGGCTGTTCATGCGTGGTCAGTGA
- a CDS encoding glycosyltransferase family A protein: protein MIHVVARSDKHGEAFLESHSHLRSRIVVKTGQRSYFSLLQELIDACPEDYACVVHDDVFLSGDFGVRVDELIAELNASWPNWGLVGNAAVLSVKVGYAGTNVVRYLSDPHGGPNLASEILPAQSIDGNVMLLNVKAMRARQLRLPTFDGFQLYDIILSIETVRAGLGVYVAPQLACWHGSRGNQGEFDRAKDSEAFKHYLTSAVQNRRIQTLNGVTEARFDLASRMMRGRVELELDSLRQAVSGRPVKTVAIVTRTQFSRLDLLNRTLDTIDAFVASAGASTSFRSFIVTDRKNAAPEDVKRRTVVLEADLPHGSDTRYQLVRFAAENIDADYFWFVDDDDWLFPNEAERLSLAISAAPSGAMVFLDCQHFSEKPVAPGTGSDVHLYRSVEGHFFSSQRFLLSLSGQNHSPFCGVVFERGALLAIPPRVYETVTYYEDFMTILNTLLSLKCFPVVVDKLYVGISLRNSGNTVTEMDRTKWDRSMSEMVSHLLNSPGTSQMLSLPSHAISIAPQQQRLLAEKVHLEQELAQVRHLIDRISKSKSWQLTRPLRVAARMLRGQVRLRAILNGLR, encoded by the coding sequence ATGATTCACGTAGTTGCACGATCAGACAAGCACGGCGAAGCCTTTCTCGAGAGTCATTCACATCTGCGCTCGCGGATCGTTGTCAAGACGGGGCAGCGGTCCTATTTCAGTCTCCTGCAGGAGTTGATCGACGCGTGCCCGGAAGACTATGCCTGCGTGGTTCACGACGATGTGTTCCTTAGCGGCGATTTTGGCGTTCGAGTGGATGAACTGATTGCCGAACTCAACGCAAGCTGGCCCAATTGGGGACTCGTCGGTAACGCTGCAGTCTTGTCCGTGAAGGTCGGTTACGCAGGGACAAACGTAGTTCGCTATCTGAGCGATCCGCATGGCGGACCGAACCTGGCATCGGAGATCCTGCCGGCGCAGTCCATCGACGGAAACGTCATGCTGCTAAACGTGAAAGCCATGCGCGCGCGCCAGCTGCGTCTTCCGACATTTGACGGCTTTCAGCTCTACGACATTATCCTCAGCATTGAAACCGTGCGCGCCGGTCTGGGCGTATATGTTGCTCCGCAGCTTGCCTGCTGGCATGGAAGCCGTGGCAACCAGGGCGAATTCGATCGTGCGAAAGACTCTGAAGCATTCAAACACTACCTCACAAGTGCCGTACAGAACCGGCGCATACAGACGCTCAACGGCGTGACAGAGGCGCGCTTCGATCTTGCGAGTCGAATGATGCGGGGACGTGTGGAACTCGAACTTGACAGTCTTAGACAGGCCGTCAGCGGGCGCCCAGTGAAGACAGTGGCCATCGTCACACGGACACAATTTTCCCGACTGGACCTCCTCAATCGTACGCTCGACACGATCGATGCCTTCGTTGCGTCCGCAGGGGCTTCGACCAGCTTCCGCAGTTTCATTGTTACCGATCGCAAAAACGCCGCACCTGAGGATGTCAAGCGCCGCACTGTGGTTCTGGAAGCGGACTTGCCGCACGGTAGCGACACGCGTTACCAGCTAGTGCGATTCGCGGCAGAGAACATCGACGCCGACTATTTCTGGTTTGTCGACGACGACGACTGGCTTTTTCCGAACGAAGCTGAACGCCTCAGCCTTGCCATCAGTGCGGCGCCAAGCGGCGCGATGGTCTTTCTCGACTGCCAGCATTTCAGCGAAAAACCTGTTGCGCCGGGCACGGGTAGTGATGTCCACTTGTATCGTTCGGTCGAAGGGCACTTCTTCTCTTCGCAGCGATTTCTTCTGTCATTGTCCGGGCAGAATCATTCTCCGTTCTGCGGTGTCGTTTTCGAGCGGGGCGCTCTGCTTGCCATTCCACCGCGCGTGTATGAGACCGTCACTTACTACGAAGACTTCATGACGATCCTCAACACGCTGCTTTCGCTCAAATGCTTCCCGGTGGTCGTCGACAAGCTCTACGTCGGCATCTCGCTGCGCAACTCCGGTAACACCGTAACGGAGATGGATCGCACCAAATGGGATCGCTCGATGAGCGAAATGGTCTCGCATCTGTTGAACTCGCCCGGCACTTCGCAGATGTTGTCACTGCCATCGCATGCCATCAGTATCGCACCTCAGCAACAGCGCCTCTTGGCGGAGAAAGTACATCTCGAGCAGGAGCTTGCTCAGGTTCGGCATCTGATCGACCGCATTTCGAAATCGAAATCGTGGCAGCTTACGCGGCCGCTGCGAGTCGCGGCGCGCATGTTGCGTGGACAAGTGAGACTCCGCGCCATCCTGAACGGGCTGCGGTAA
- a CDS encoding mechanosensitive ion channel family protein — protein sequence MDLETVRVFIMTRGIDLGTKVVGAIVLWIVGRWLIGLITGFLRKMLARNGRVDPTLAHYLGSILGALLNLLLILAILQVFGVQTTSFAALLAGFGLAIGTAWGGLLAHFAAGVFMQVLRPFKVGDFVTAGGVTGTVSELGLFGTTIVTPDNVTTIVGNNKIFSDTISNYSILPVRRVELTAKIANGVDPTDAMNRLKTAVTQIPNVAESPAPDIEVLSFTPEGPLLCVRPYAHNEHYWQVYFDTNRAIIQTFKEAGYPTPETPLAPRAVT from the coding sequence TTGGATCTCGAAACCGTACGCGTCTTCATCATGACCCGAGGTATCGACCTCGGCACCAAGGTTGTCGGGGCGATCGTCCTGTGGATCGTCGGCCGATGGCTCATCGGCCTGATCACCGGCTTTCTGCGCAAGATGCTGGCGCGCAACGGCCGCGTCGATCCCACGCTAGCGCATTATCTCGGCTCGATTCTCGGCGCACTGCTGAACCTGCTGCTGATCCTCGCGATCCTGCAGGTGTTCGGTGTACAGACAACTTCGTTCGCCGCCCTGCTCGCCGGCTTTGGCCTCGCGATCGGCACCGCCTGGGGCGGCCTGCTTGCCCACTTCGCGGCGGGCGTCTTCATGCAGGTGCTGCGGCCGTTCAAGGTCGGCGATTTCGTCACGGCGGGCGGCGTCACCGGCACGGTCTCGGAGTTGGGCCTGTTCGGCACGACCATCGTGACGCCGGACAACGTGACGACTATCGTCGGCAACAACAAGATCTTTTCCGACACGATCTCGAACTACAGCATCCTGCCGGTGCGGCGCGTCGAACTGACGGCGAAAATCGCCAACGGCGTCGATCCAACCGACGCGATGAACCGGTTGAAAACGGCCGTCACGCAGATTCCGAACGTAGCTGAGAGTCCCGCGCCTGACATCGAAGTGCTGAGCTTCACGCCGGAAGGCCCGCTGCTTTGCGTGCGGCCTTACGCGCACAACGAGCACTACTGGCAGGTCTACTTCGACACCAATCGCGCGATCATCCAGACCTTCAAGGAAGCCGGCTACCCGACGCCGGAAACACCGCTGGCGCCGCGGGCGGTGACCTGA
- a CDS encoding glycosyltransferase, which yields MNVPLTGRLSRLVNRQRRHTPTDLSRSEALTLEQYVHQVFNHEEYLRSNPDVAEAGVDPVDHWLNHGVFETRPLSENTIVVLNVDPPAEAEGQKRKFEWKGVQVSIVERENTAKETDVPGLEYEPPAAELQFLQFAVDNFDEEFYLASNPDVREDGSDPLAHYLNHGALEGRSPSADLVVKIEAEAQHFKWKGNSISIAPREVVEEPEVCAGTGAQDVPHVTEPDSDESFAIFVKQQMDREVYLAAYEDVRRAGVDPVEHWLDSGIWQGRMLSPRIMVAIGERAERRTVSPVLRFKWRGTSVSVCMKRMSDSILSQILAQSQHDGAVVAPGANAIAGLREFDAIDLMARNDADVQSIFSAVQERPDVVLITPFLCAGGAEKYVSDLVGALQEAGRGPILVIVTEHTRQAAGDWEKLSILAPLTKARVLFWPDVFGPGHANPVYFARALSALFANTIVVNNSRLGLDAVSRFGRGLSQNSKIFCTYFSHGINALGAPYGARFPHKTMPFATTLTDNGPMAALMGKMWSGLSEHPVVKLSAKVDSVEEPIFLERVEARRQLASHAFRPHKWVWVSRIERFKGTEVLAHLARLRPSDEFHLFGPVDGSLAELGLTGLNLIHHGVLENVATHSFSEYDGFVFTSLFEGMPNVVLEMSQHAIPLVLADVGGLRGTFSEKAAIYVTHDDSSEATARLFSSALDAIIDLSPVATVEMVTRARDQALETHASDVYLDAVKAIFGGRDV from the coding sequence ATGAATGTGCCTCTTACCGGCCGGTTGAGTCGACTGGTCAATCGGCAAAGACGCCATACCCCGACCGATTTGAGTCGTTCGGAGGCGTTGACGCTAGAACAATATGTGCATCAGGTATTCAATCACGAGGAATATCTCCGCTCGAACCCGGACGTTGCAGAGGCGGGTGTCGATCCTGTCGATCACTGGCTGAACCATGGCGTTTTTGAAACCCGTCCACTGTCGGAAAATACGATAGTCGTCCTGAATGTGGACCCTCCGGCGGAAGCAGAAGGGCAGAAGCGCAAATTCGAATGGAAGGGCGTTCAGGTTTCGATCGTGGAACGTGAGAACACGGCAAAGGAAACCGACGTACCCGGGCTGGAATATGAGCCACCCGCGGCCGAGCTTCAGTTTCTCCAGTTTGCAGTTGATAACTTCGACGAAGAATTTTATCTGGCGTCGAATCCGGATGTCCGTGAGGATGGATCTGACCCCCTCGCCCATTATCTCAATCATGGAGCGTTGGAGGGACGGAGCCCCTCGGCTGACCTCGTCGTCAAGATCGAGGCAGAGGCACAACACTTCAAGTGGAAAGGCAACAGTATCTCGATTGCGCCAAGAGAGGTTGTCGAAGAGCCCGAGGTATGTGCCGGGACTGGGGCGCAAGACGTTCCCCACGTCACGGAGCCAGACAGCGACGAAAGCTTTGCGATTTTTGTGAAGCAGCAGATGGATCGTGAGGTTTATCTGGCAGCCTACGAGGATGTGCGGCGCGCTGGGGTGGATCCGGTTGAGCATTGGCTCGATTCGGGAATCTGGCAGGGACGGATGCTGTCGCCCAGAATCATGGTAGCGATCGGCGAGCGTGCTGAAAGACGCACCGTGAGCCCGGTGCTGCGATTCAAGTGGCGCGGCACGTCGGTTTCAGTGTGCATGAAGCGGATGAGCGATTCCATTTTGTCGCAGATTCTGGCTCAGTCCCAACACGATGGCGCTGTGGTGGCGCCGGGCGCGAACGCAATCGCCGGATTGCGAGAGTTTGACGCGATTGACTTGATGGCGCGGAACGATGCCGACGTCCAGAGCATTTTCTCTGCCGTCCAAGAGCGTCCCGATGTCGTGCTCATCACGCCTTTTTTATGCGCGGGCGGCGCGGAAAAATATGTTTCGGACCTCGTGGGTGCGCTACAGGAAGCGGGCCGCGGTCCTATTCTGGTCATCGTCACCGAGCATACCAGGCAGGCTGCGGGAGATTGGGAAAAGCTCTCGATTCTCGCCCCGCTGACAAAAGCACGAGTTTTGTTCTGGCCCGATGTGTTTGGCCCTGGCCACGCGAACCCGGTGTATTTTGCGCGGGCGCTCAGCGCACTCTTTGCCAATACCATAGTAGTGAATAACAGCCGCCTTGGGCTCGATGCTGTGTCGAGATTTGGTCGTGGACTTTCGCAGAACAGCAAGATCTTCTGTACCTATTTCAGTCACGGTATCAATGCGCTGGGCGCACCTTACGGGGCTCGGTTCCCGCACAAGACCATGCCTTTCGCTACTACCCTGACAGACAACGGGCCGATGGCCGCTTTGATGGGAAAAATGTGGAGCGGTTTGTCTGAGCACCCAGTCGTGAAGCTGTCAGCCAAGGTGGACTCGGTAGAAGAGCCGATTTTCCTCGAGCGGGTGGAAGCAAGGCGTCAATTGGCCTCGCATGCGTTTCGTCCGCACAAATGGGTATGGGTGTCGCGAATCGAGCGGTTCAAGGGCACGGAAGTTCTGGCCCATCTGGCCAGGCTGAGACCGTCCGACGAGTTTCATCTGTTTGGCCCCGTGGACGGAAGTCTGGCCGAGTTGGGTCTGACCGGGCTGAACCTGATCCATCATGGTGTGCTGGAGAACGTTGCAACGCATAGTTTTTCGGAGTACGACGGCTTTGTCTTTACAAGTCTCTTCGAAGGCATGCCAAATGTCGTTCTCGAAATGAGTCAGCACGCAATTCCTCTCGTGCTTGCGGACGTTGGGGGCCTTCGCGGGACCTTCAGCGAGAAAGCAGCGATCTACGTTACGCACGACGATTCGAGCGAAGCTACCGCACGGCTCTTCTCCTCGGCACTAGATGCGATCATCGATCTATCGCCGGTCGCGACGGTGGAGATGGTCACACGCGCCCGCGATCAGGCGCTTGAAACGCACGCGTCTGATGTGTATTTGGACGCGGTCAAGGCAATTTTCGGTGGACGTGATGTTTGA